One Desulfovibrio fairfieldensis genomic window carries:
- the rpmF gene encoding 50S ribosomal protein L32 — protein sequence MAVQQNKKSRSRKGMRRSHDRVATPAVIYCSCGEPTVPHSVCPNCGAYKGRQVIAKTEAE from the coding sequence ATGGCTGTTCAGCAGAATAAGAAATCCCGTTCCCGCAAGGGCATGCGCCGTTCCCATGACCGCGTGGCCACTCCCGCCGTCATCTACTGCTCCTGCGGCGAACCCACCGTGCCCCACAGCGTCTGCCCCAATTGCGGCGCGTACAAGGGCCGCCAGGTGATCGCCAAAACCGAAGCCGAATAA
- a CDS encoding beta-ketoacyl-ACP synthase III, with translation MTATCHLHALSANAPDTVLTNDDLAKLVDTNDEWIVARTGIKQRRKLADTDNASDLGLVAARRALEDAGINAGDLTHIVAATCTPDLLSPSVACILAGKLGAGPVMAFDFSAACSGFLYGLSICRAMLCQAPEARILFVCTEALTRRVNWSDRSTCVLFGDAATACVLTASADKALAGVEDVICQSDGNQRDLITVGGGTACRYGLGQPTDENFFITMQGRETYKHAVRQMVRICEQILARNGLSIEDVDLFVPHQANMRIIEAVGSRLNIAEDRVFTNVERYGNTSSASIPLALAEARAAGRIAPGSRVLMTAFGAGLTWGAALLSF, from the coding sequence ATGACTGCAACCTGCCATCTGCACGCGCTGAGCGCCAACGCGCCGGACACGGTGCTGACCAATGACGATCTGGCAAAACTGGTGGACACCAACGACGAATGGATCGTGGCGCGCACCGGCATCAAACAGCGCCGCAAGCTGGCGGATACGGACAACGCCTCGGATCTCGGCCTGGTCGCCGCCCGCCGCGCCCTGGAAGATGCGGGCATCAACGCGGGCGACCTGACCCACATCGTCGCGGCCACCTGCACGCCGGACCTGCTTTCCCCTTCCGTGGCCTGCATTCTGGCCGGGAAGCTGGGCGCGGGCCCGGTCATGGCCTTTGATTTCAGCGCCGCCTGCTCGGGTTTTCTGTACGGTCTTTCCATCTGCCGGGCCATGCTCTGCCAGGCCCCGGAGGCGCGCATCCTTTTCGTCTGCACCGAAGCCCTGACCCGCCGCGTCAACTGGAGCGACCGCTCCACCTGCGTGCTGTTCGGCGACGCGGCCACGGCCTGCGTGCTCACGGCCTCGGCGGACAAAGCCCTGGCCGGAGTGGAAGACGTCATCTGCCAGAGCGACGGCAACCAGCGAGACCTGATCACCGTGGGCGGCGGCACGGCCTGCCGCTACGGCCTGGGCCAGCCCACCGACGAAAACTTTTTCATCACCATGCAGGGCCGTGAGACCTACAAGCACGCCGTGCGCCAGATGGTGCGCATCTGCGAGCAGATTCTCGCCCGCAACGGTCTTTCCATTGAGGATGTGGACCTTTTTGTGCCGCATCAGGCCAATATGCGGATCATTGAAGCCGTGGGCAGCCGCCTGAACATTGCCGAGGACCGCGTGTTCACCAATGTGGAGAGGTACGGCAATACCTCGTCGGCCTCCATCCCGCTGGCGCTGGCTGAAGCTCGTGCCGCCGGGCGCATAGCGCCGGGCAGCCGCGTGCTGATGACGGCTTTCGGCGCCGGGCTCACGTGGGGGGCGGCCCTGTTGAGCTTTTAA
- a CDS encoding sigma-54 interaction domain-containing protein, whose amino-acid sequence MHKRKLQDILIAAAMRNLPTGAFICDREGVVRFINAAYAKYLGLRPEEAIGRHITELIPTSGIPAVLRSRKAELRQIRRFPNGGATLIVNRVPLFGDDGELIGALSMTLFDTADQVRDLLEHVRCLDKKVSSCQRRIKSALSSPYTVESIVGKSESITAFKSLLLRYARTDAAVLILGATGSGKELAAGAIHAASSRTEGPFVSINCAAIPKDLFESEVFGYAPGAFSGARKEGSVGKIEVAHQGTLFLDEVGDLPLQAQAKLLRVLEEKRLFRLGSSQPRDVNFRLVAATNRDLKAMIAAGTFREDLYYRINSMKLRLPALHERREDIPLLVRFFLDHMGAGETACAEEAMNVLMEYPWPGNIRELRNAVGHALSLCRDGRILPGDLPPELRNHALSLVNVDNKGRLRAVARDSEAQALLLTLREQGWNVAKTARVLGLSRAGIYVKMRRFGIRRNYTDV is encoded by the coding sequence ATGCACAAGCGGAAATTACAGGATATCCTTATCGCGGCGGCCATGCGCAACCTTCCCACGGGCGCGTTCATTTGCGACAGGGAAGGCGTGGTGCGGTTCATCAATGCCGCGTATGCCAAATACCTGGGTTTGCGCCCGGAAGAGGCCATCGGCCGCCATATTACCGAACTGATCCCCACTTCGGGCATCCCGGCGGTGCTGCGTTCGCGCAAGGCCGAGTTGCGTCAGATACGGCGTTTTCCCAACGGCGGCGCGACGCTGATAGTCAATCGCGTGCCGCTCTTTGGCGATGACGGCGAACTGATCGGGGCCTTGAGCATGACCCTGTTCGATACGGCGGACCAGGTCAGGGACCTTCTGGAGCACGTGCGGTGCCTGGACAAAAAGGTCAGTTCCTGCCAGCGGCGGATCAAAAGCGCCCTGTCTTCGCCCTACACGGTTGAATCCATTGTCGGAAAAAGCGAAAGCATCACAGCCTTCAAATCCCTTTTATTGCGTTATGCCCGCACGGACGCGGCAGTGCTCATTCTCGGCGCCACGGGAAGCGGCAAGGAGTTGGCCGCGGGCGCGATCCATGCCGCCAGTTCCCGCACCGAGGGCCCGTTCGTAAGCATCAACTGCGCGGCGATACCCAAGGACCTCTTTGAATCCGAGGTCTTCGGCTACGCGCCGGGCGCGTTTTCGGGCGCGCGCAAGGAAGGGAGCGTCGGCAAGATTGAAGTAGCCCACCAGGGCACGCTTTTCCTTGACGAGGTGGGCGATCTCCCCTTGCAGGCCCAGGCCAAGCTGTTGCGCGTTCTTGAGGAAAAGCGTCTGTTCCGCCTGGGGTCCTCCCAGCCCAGGGATGTGAATTTTCGCCTGGTGGCGGCCACCAATCGCGATTTGAAGGCCATGATCGCGGCGGGAACCTTCCGCGAGGATCTGTATTACCGTATCAATTCCATGAAGCTGCGCCTGCCCGCCTTGCACGAGCGCCGCGAGGACATTCCTCTGCTGGTGCGTTTCTTTCTTGACCATATGGGCGCGGGCGAAACCGCCTGCGCGGAAGAAGCCATGAACGTGCTGATGGAATATCCCTGGCCCGGCAATATCCGCGAACTGCGCAACGCCGTGGGCCATGCCCTGAGCCTCTGCCGCGACGGCCGTATCTTGCCGGGCGATCTGCCGCCCGAACTGCGCAACCACGCCCTTTCCCTTGTGAATGTCGACAACAAGGGCAGACTGCGCGCCGTCGCGCGGGACAGCGAGGCCCAGGCTCTTCTGCTGACCCTGCGCGAACAGGGCTGGAACGTGGCCAAAACCGCCCGCGTCCTGGGCCTTTCGCGCGCGGGAATTTACGTCAAGATGCGCCGTTTCGGCATCCGGCGCAACTACACCGACGTGTAA
- a CDS encoding GIY-YIG nuclease family protein: MTQDIRVSARPARTGGAATHWHVYLLECADGTLYCGVTTDLARRLAQHNGLAPGGARYTSGRRPVRLLASRVCAHKSAALRLECAVKARPRAEKILFLQQGVVAPC; the protein is encoded by the coding sequence ATGACACAAGACATACGCGTTTCGGCGCGTCCCGCCCGCACCGGCGGGGCCGCGACCCACTGGCACGTCTATCTGCTGGAATGCGCCGACGGCACCCTGTACTGCGGCGTCACCACGGATCTCGCGCGGCGGCTGGCCCAGCACAACGGGCTTGCGCCCGGCGGGGCACGCTACACCAGCGGACGACGGCCCGTGCGCCTGCTGGCGAGCCGCGTCTGTGCCCACAAGAGCGCGGCCTTGCGGTTGGAATGCGCGGTCAAGGCCCGGCCCCGCGCTGAAAAAATCCTTTTTCTGCAACAGGGAGTCGTTGCGCCGTGTTGA
- the plsX gene encoding phosphate acyltransferase PlsX: protein MNERPIIAVDAMGGDFGPSVVVPGAIEAARLHDLHVQLVGDTPKLEAELAKIDLANVHFDIVQADDVVHMNEKPSDILRRKKNASIQVACRLVKEGAADGVVSAGHSGATVACGMFIMGRLPGVERPALAALLPTEKNPVVVLDAGANVDCRPYHLFQFGLMGDAFARDLLSYAAPRVSLLSIGEEEGKGNCQVKEAYELLKMAQNINFIGNAEGRDIFTGDIDVVICDGFVGNVVVKMSEGLAASLIRMLKRVFTSGLLPALGGMLAKGAFKHFARTIDYAEYGGAPLLGLHGLAIVCHGRSSARAMSNAIKMSGTFVRKGTNDRLAETILANEELTRFSRAI, encoded by the coding sequence ATGAACGAGCGCCCCATCATCGCCGTGGACGCCATGGGTGGGGACTTCGGCCCCTCCGTGGTGGTGCCGGGCGCCATTGAGGCCGCCCGTCTCCACGATCTGCACGTGCAGCTTGTGGGCGACACCCCCAAGCTGGAGGCCGAGCTGGCAAAGATCGACCTCGCCAACGTGCATTTCGATATTGTCCAGGCCGATGATGTGGTGCACATGAACGAAAAGCCTTCGGACATCCTGCGCCGCAAGAAAAACGCCTCCATCCAGGTGGCCTGCCGCCTGGTCAAGGAAGGCGCGGCCGACGGCGTGGTCAGCGCCGGGCACTCCGGGGCCACGGTGGCCTGCGGCATGTTCATCATGGGCCGCCTGCCCGGCGTGGAGCGTCCGGCCCTGGCCGCCTTGCTGCCCACGGAAAAAAATCCCGTGGTGGTGCTGGACGCCGGAGCCAATGTGGACTGCCGCCCGTACCACCTCTTCCAGTTCGGGCTCATGGGCGACGCCTTTGCCCGCGACCTGCTCAGCTATGCCGCGCCGCGCGTGAGCCTGCTGAGCATCGGCGAGGAGGAAGGCAAGGGCAACTGCCAGGTCAAGGAGGCCTATGAACTGCTGAAGATGGCCCAGAACATCAACTTCATCGGCAATGCCGAGGGCCGCGATATTTTCACCGGCGATATTGATGTGGTCATCTGCGACGGCTTTGTGGGCAATGTGGTGGTCAAGATGAGCGAAGGCCTGGCCGCCTCCCTGATCCGCATGCTCAAACGCGTCTTTACCTCGGGCCTTCTGCCCGCTCTGGGCGGCATGCTGGCCAAGGGCGCGTTCAAGCACTTCGCCCGCACCATCGACTATGCCGAATACGGCGGCGCGCCGCTGCTCGGCCTGCATGGTCTGGCCATTGTCTGCCATGGCCGTTCCAGCGCCCGTGCCATGAGCAACGCCATCAAGATGAGCGGCACGTTCGTGCGCAAGGGCACCAATGACCGCCTTGCCGAAACCATCCTGGCCAACGAAGAGCTGACCCGTTTCTCCCGCGCCATCTAA
- a CDS encoding LysE family translocator → MLSPEVLLTFFAASLLLGIAPGPDNIFVLTQSAVYGVRAGLVTTLGLVTGLCVHTTAVALGVAAIFQTSPLAFTILKCAGAAYLLYLAWMSFRAGALLAHTPGGGAAFPGYAALYRRGIVMNVTNPKVTLFFLAFLPQFCNPVLGGVVVQVLTLGTLFMLATVLVFFSVAVLGGRLALWFNRSQRGQILVHRAAGLVFAGLAVVLLFTGP, encoded by the coding sequence GTGTTGAGCCCCGAGGTTTTGCTGACCTTTTTCGCAGCCTCCCTTCTGCTGGGCATCGCGCCCGGCCCGGACAATATTTTCGTGCTCACCCAGTCCGCCGTTTACGGCGTGCGCGCGGGTCTGGTAACCACTCTGGGCCTGGTGACCGGCCTGTGCGTGCATACCACGGCGGTGGCCCTGGGCGTGGCGGCCATCTTTCAGACCTCGCCCCTGGCCTTCACCATTCTGAAATGCGCGGGCGCGGCCTATCTGCTGTATCTGGCCTGGATGTCCTTCCGGGCAGGGGCCTTGCTGGCCCATACCCCGGGCGGAGGGGCCGCCTTTCCCGGTTATGCCGCCCTGTATCGGCGCGGCATCGTGATGAATGTGACCAATCCCAAGGTCACCCTCTTTTTCCTGGCTTTTCTGCCCCAGTTCTGCAATCCGGTACTGGGCGGGGTGGTCGTGCAGGTGCTGACGCTGGGCACATTGTTCATGCTGGCTACCGTTCTGGTCTTTTTCTCCGTGGCCGTATTGGGCGGCCGCCTGGCCCTCTGGTTCAATCGCTCCCAGCGCGGCCAGATTCTGGTCCACAGGGCCGCCGGGCTGGTTTTCGCCGGGCTCGCCGTGGTCCTCCTCTTCACCGGGCCCTGA
- a CDS encoding tetratricopeptide repeat protein — protein sequence MKKYCLAALLAAVLSFACGATSLVQAAPAATSAATDKILQEAWTAYNIGEYKKTLRLIQPLAGDGNPRAQVMLGRCYENGLGVPQDLAVAAQWYQLAAEQNYSEAQVLLAYCYEVGAGVPKDPRAVVTLMTRAANSGNAEAQFNLALYYSQGMYQTAKDQKESFRWAKLAADQGYAQAERFVGACYEYGIGVPANPAEAALWYNRAAAQGLAKDGNVFNRVREYPMP from the coding sequence ATGAAAAAATATTGTCTGGCGGCCCTGCTGGCCGCTGTATTGAGTTTCGCCTGCGGCGCGACGAGCCTGGTCCAGGCCGCGCCCGCCGCCACTTCAGCGGCAACGGACAAAATTCTGCAGGAGGCTTGGACGGCCTACAATATCGGTGAGTACAAAAAGACCCTGCGTCTGATTCAGCCCTTGGCCGGGGACGGCAATCCCCGTGCCCAGGTGATGCTGGGCCGCTGCTACGAAAACGGCCTGGGCGTGCCGCAGGACCTGGCCGTGGCCGCCCAATGGTATCAGCTGGCCGCCGAGCAGAACTACAGCGAAGCCCAGGTGCTGCTGGCCTATTGTTATGAAGTGGGCGCCGGGGTGCCCAAGGATCCCAGGGCCGTGGTGACCCTGATGACCCGCGCGGCCAATTCGGGCAATGCCGAGGCCCAGTTCAATCTGGCCCTCTATTACAGCCAGGGCATGTATCAGACCGCCAAGGACCAGAAGGAAAGTTTCCGCTGGGCCAAGCTGGCCGCCGACCAGGGGTATGCCCAGGCCGAGCGTTTCGTGGGCGCCTGCTATGAATACGGCATCGGCGTGCCCGCCAACCCGGCGGAAGCCGCGCTCTGGTACAACAGGGCCGCCGCGCAGGGCCTTGCCAAGGACGGAAATGTGTTCAACCGGGTGCGCGAATATCCCATGCCGTAA
- a CDS encoding SLC13 family permease produces MARLNSALGDNKRNAAIFFLALAVMAVIIALPTPEPFYKGTEAISLTADGKIVMAVLCFAVILWMTEAIPFPATSLCLLVFLHILGVENFKNLVKLGFGNNVLLFLMGAMGLSAAMTSSGLARRFMLWMLTKVGRRTDHIVLAFIAIGALLSMWVTDMAVAAMLLPLGVSILKNSGCKPLESNFGRALMIGIVYGALIGGTATPAGCGPNVIAMQYVRDIAHLDVTFAQWMIVGVPGAMLMVPLGWFCLMKFFPPEFREIPTSLDSIRSELQGLGGLGGKEIRTLVVFCTMVVLWLFGSYLTPLLGFKLPEAFVALLGFVLLFLPGLRVFDNWKEASNSIDWGGLVLIAGGISAGMLLASTGAARWVAWGLLSDVGGFHPVLRVLAVIALVEGLKIFFSSNSVTGAVVMPLIISLGMDIGMNPWVLAGPAGIAQSMAFIMVTSSPTNVIPYSAGYFKIAEYAKCGVVMTVIAILCVTFSVAVFGSLAGMNIW; encoded by the coding sequence ATGGCAAGGCTGAACAGCGCATTGGGAGACAATAAAAGGAATGCCGCAATTTTCTTTCTGGCTCTGGCGGTCATGGCGGTGATCATCGCGCTGCCGACGCCGGAGCCGTTTTACAAGGGCACGGAAGCGATTTCCCTCACGGCCGACGGCAAGATCGTCATGGCGGTGCTCTGTTTCGCGGTGATTCTATGGATGACGGAGGCCATTCCCTTTCCGGCCACCTCGCTCTGTCTTCTCGTTTTTCTGCACATTCTGGGTGTGGAGAATTTTAAAAATCTGGTCAAGCTCGGCTTCGGCAACAATGTGCTGCTCTTCCTGATGGGGGCCATGGGCCTGTCCGCCGCCATGACCTCTTCGGGACTGGCGCGCCGCTTCATGCTCTGGATGTTGACCAAAGTGGGCCGGCGTACGGACCATATCGTTCTGGCCTTTATTGCCATAGGCGCGCTGCTTTCCATGTGGGTGACGGATATGGCGGTGGCGGCCATGCTGCTGCCTCTGGGCGTGAGCATCCTAAAGAACAGCGGCTGCAAGCCGCTGGAGAGCAATTTCGGGCGCGCGCTGATGATCGGCATTGTCTACGGCGCGCTGATCGGCGGCACGGCCACGCCCGCGGGCTGCGGGCCTAATGTGATCGCCATGCAGTATGTGCGGGACATCGCCCACCTGGACGTGACCTTTGCCCAGTGGATGATCGTGGGCGTGCCCGGCGCCATGCTCATGGTGCCGTTGGGCTGGTTCTGCCTGATGAAGTTTTTCCCGCCCGAATTCCGTGAAATCCCCACCAGTCTCGACAGTATCCGTAGCGAACTTCAAGGGCTCGGCGGCCTGGGCGGCAAGGAAATCCGCACGCTGGTCGTCTTCTGCACCATGGTTGTCCTGTGGCTGTTCGGTTCATACCTGACGCCGCTGCTCGGCTTCAAGCTGCCGGAAGCCTTTGTGGCCCTGTTGGGCTTTGTGCTGCTGTTTCTGCCCGGCCTCAGGGTCTTCGACAACTGGAAAGAAGCCTCCAACTCCATTGACTGGGGCGGGTTGGTGCTCATCGCCGGCGGCATTTCGGCGGGCATGCTTCTGGCCAGCACGGGCGCGGCCCGCTGGGTGGCCTGGGGCCTGCTTTCCGATGTGGGCGGCTTCCATCCGGTGCTGCGGGTGCTCGCCGTCATCGCCCTGGTGGAAGGACTCAAGATCTTCTTTTCCAGCAACAGCGTCACCGGAGCCGTGGTCATGCCGCTGATTATTTCCCTGGGCATGGACATCGGCATGAACCCGTGGGTGCTGGCCGGTCCGGCAGGCATCGCCCAGAGTATGGCATTCATTATGGTCACCTCTTCCCCGACCAACGTGATTCCCTATTCCGCAGGCTATTTCAAGATAGCGGAATATGCCAAATGCGGCGTCGTCATGACCGTCATCGCCATCTTGTGCGTGACCTTCTCGGTGGCCGTATTCGGGAGTTTGGCCGGTATGAACATCTGGTAA
- a CDS encoding succinate--CoA ligase subunit beta — MNLFEYQAKEAFRECGITTPRGVLVRSVEELDAAFAETGFPCVLKSQVLRGGRGKAGLIRVAGDAETGKKEAGELFASGHNVRMLLVEQAVDIAREIYLSMTVDPVSGTALLMGCAEGGVDIESLAATQPEKIVRVHVDMAEGLGGYHVNNLIYGMGLSGEEAKQVGAAARGLYKVFRARDAQLAEINPLFITKDGQAVAGDGKLIIDDNSLSRQPRYPLSRDYFDSDVEFEAAQEGIPYLRFEGDIALMCAGSGLTTTVFDLIHDAGGSVATYVDFGGANYTRAVRAMELCLETPSKVILVVTFGTIARADVMAEGVVEAIKKLHPKVPVVLRIRGTNEAEAFETLKQAGLANLYDTEEAVRKAVDLAAGRA; from the coding sequence ATGAATCTTTTTGAATACCAAGCCAAGGAAGCCTTCCGGGAATGCGGCATAACCACGCCCAGGGGAGTGCTTGTACGGTCCGTGGAAGAACTGGACGCGGCTTTTGCTGAAACGGGTTTTCCCTGCGTGCTCAAATCCCAGGTGTTACGGGGCGGGCGCGGCAAGGCCGGGCTGATCAGGGTGGCCGGTGATGCGGAAACGGGCAAAAAGGAAGCCGGGGAACTGTTCGCTTCCGGGCACAACGTGCGCATGCTTCTGGTGGAGCAGGCCGTGGATATCGCCCGCGAAATTTACCTGTCCATGACCGTGGACCCGGTCAGTGGCACGGCGCTGCTCATGGGCTGCGCCGAGGGCGGCGTGGATATCGAAAGCCTTGCCGCCACGCAGCCGGAAAAGATCGTCCGCGTGCATGTGGACATGGCCGAGGGGCTCGGCGGTTATCATGTGAACAATCTGATCTACGGCATGGGGCTTTCAGGCGAGGAAGCCAAACAGGTCGGCGCGGCGGCGCGCGGTCTGTACAAGGTTTTTCGCGCCCGTGACGCCCAACTGGCCGAAATCAATCCGCTCTTCATCACCAAGGACGGACAGGCCGTGGCCGGGGACGGCAAATTGATCATCGACGATAATTCCCTGTCCCGGCAGCCGCGTTATCCCCTGAGCCGCGATTATTTCGATTCGGACGTGGAGTTCGAGGCGGCCCAAGAAGGTATCCCCTATCTGCGCTTCGAAGGCGACATTGCGCTGATGTGCGCTGGTTCCGGCCTGACAACCACGGTTTTCGACCTTATCCACGACGCGGGCGGCAGCGTGGCCACTTATGTGGACTTCGGCGGGGCCAACTACACACGGGCCGTGCGGGCCATGGAGCTCTGCCTTGAAACGCCCAGCAAGGTGATTCTGGTGGTCACCTTCGGCACCATCGCGCGGGCCGACGTCATGGCCGAGGGCGTGGTGGAGGCCATCAAAAAGCTGCATCCCAAGGTGCCCGTGGTGCTGCGCATTCGCGGCACCAATGAGGCGGAGGCGTTTGAAACCCTGAAACAGGCCGGTCTCGCCAATCTGTACGATACTGAGGAAGCCGTGCGCAAAGCCGTGGATCTGGCGGCGGGGAGGGCATAA
- a CDS encoding YceD family protein has product MQKYRISINDLPPDGKEFDLDDPAIWQTPMREFGMDCRISGPLNAHISVLPTEGGCLVRGELHGQVVLPCNRCAEDTVVDIRTDFEDFEELPGEDDVDAVQNASGGNGAADAEATESRIVYERTMPMLDLAAVCWEEFVLALPVNPLCKTDCKGLCPQCGTNLNNGTCGCIPDEGDPRLAVLRGLTLHKT; this is encoded by the coding sequence ATGCAGAAATATCGTATATCCATCAATGACCTGCCGCCGGACGGCAAGGAATTCGACCTGGACGACCCGGCCATCTGGCAGACGCCTATGCGGGAATTCGGCATGGACTGCCGGATAAGCGGGCCCCTCAACGCGCATATCAGCGTGCTGCCCACCGAGGGCGGCTGCCTGGTGCGCGGCGAACTGCACGGTCAGGTCGTGCTGCCCTGCAACCGTTGCGCTGAAGATACCGTGGTCGACATCCGGACCGACTTTGAAGACTTCGAAGAACTGCCGGGCGAGGACGATGTTGATGCCGTCCAGAATGCGAGCGGCGGCAACGGCGCGGCTGACGCCGAGGCAACGGAAAGCCGCATCGTCTATGAGCGCACCATGCCCATGCTGGATCTGGCCGCTGTCTGCTGGGAGGAGTTCGTGCTGGCTCTGCCGGTCAATCCGCTCTGCAAGACGGATTGCAAGGGGCTCTGCCCCCAGTGCGGGACCAACCTGAACAACGGAACATGCGGCTGCATCCCGGATGAAGGCGATCCCCGGCTGGCGGTTTTGCGCGGCCTCACCCTGCATAAAACCTAG
- a CDS encoding aldehyde dehydrogenase family protein — translation MKTVAEQMELARRAQEAVAEYTQEQIDEVCLAVGWEAYRDENIARLARMAVEETGFGNVESKILKHKRKVGGVMHDIKGAVSVGLMERDEASGISKYAKPVGVVCAILPATNPTATCGGKAVGILKGRNAVIFKASSRAFQCTAETVRMMRKGLKKVGAPEDLIQILEDSGRDGIAELMKVSDLVVATGSGAVVRAAYSSGTPAYGVGQGNAVAIVAEDADLVEAAEMICASKFFDYATSCSSENAVIAVADVYERFMEEMPAHGCHLVSGADRETLRNHMWKVNAKGKLALNPGVIAKSAQVIADGAGISIPDGTDILLVEGREPIADDKFHDEKISPVLTIYKAADFQDAYRILTELTSRVGRGHSCGIHTWRRDYIDYLGTHMKTSRVTVRQPMSAGNGGHPFNRMPSTATLGCGTWGGNITTENVHWKQFINVTWVNEPVSPWGFMDEEMWGEFWKKHGK, via the coding sequence ATGAAGACAGTCGCAGAGCAGATGGAACTGGCCCGCAGGGCTCAGGAGGCCGTGGCCGAATATACGCAGGAGCAGATCGACGAGGTCTGCCTGGCCGTCGGCTGGGAAGCGTACCGTGACGAGAACATCGCCAGACTGGCCCGCATGGCGGTGGAAGAAACCGGCTTCGGCAACGTGGAAAGCAAGATCCTCAAGCACAAGCGCAAGGTCGGCGGCGTCATGCACGACATCAAAGGCGCGGTGAGCGTGGGGCTTATGGAGCGGGACGAAGCCAGCGGCATCTCGAAATACGCCAAGCCCGTGGGCGTGGTCTGCGCCATTCTGCCGGCCACCAACCCCACGGCCACCTGCGGCGGCAAGGCCGTGGGCATCCTCAAGGGGCGCAACGCGGTCATCTTCAAGGCCAGTTCCCGCGCGTTCCAATGCACGGCGGAAACAGTCAGGATGATGCGCAAAGGCCTCAAAAAAGTGGGCGCTCCCGAGGATCTGATCCAGATTCTGGAGGATTCCGGCCGCGACGGCATCGCGGAACTGATGAAAGTCTCGGATCTGGTGGTGGCCACAGGCAGCGGGGCCGTGGTGCGGGCGGCTTATTCCAGCGGCACCCCGGCTTACGGCGTGGGCCAGGGCAACGCGGTGGCCATTGTGGCCGAGGACGCGGATCTTGTGGAAGCCGCAGAAATGATCTGTGCCAGCAAATTCTTTGACTACGCCACGTCCTGCTCCTCCGAAAATGCGGTCATTGCCGTGGCGGACGTCTACGAGCGGTTCATGGAGGAAATGCCGGCCCACGGCTGCCACCTGGTGAGCGGCGCGGACCGGGAAACACTCCGGAACCATATGTGGAAGGTCAATGCCAAGGGCAAGTTGGCCCTCAACCCGGGCGTCATTGCCAAGTCCGCCCAGGTCATTGCCGACGGCGCGGGCATCAGTATCCCCGACGGCACGGATATTCTGCTGGTGGAAGGCCGGGAGCCCATTGCCGACGACAAGTTCCACGACGAGAAAATCTCGCCGGTGCTCACCATCTACAAGGCCGCTGACTTCCAGGACGCCTACCGCATTCTCACGGAATTGACCAGCAGGGTGGGGCGCGGCCATTCCTGCGGCATTCATACCTGGAGGCGGGATTACATCGACTATCTCGGCACGCACATGAAAACCTCGCGGGTGACCGTGCGCCAGCCCATGAGCGCGGGCAACGGCGGGCATCCCTTCAACCGCATGCCGTCCACGGCCACGCTGGGCTGCGGCACCTGGGGCGGCAACATCACCACGGAAAACGTCCACTGGAAGCAGTTTATCAATGTGACCTGGGTCAATGAGCCGGTATCTCCCTGGGGATTCATGGACGAGGAAATGTGGGGCGAATTCTGGAAGAAGCACGGCAAATAA